The Metabacillus sediminilitoris genome window below encodes:
- the treP gene encoding PTS system trehalose-specific EIIBC component produces the protein MSIDQKQVSQIIDAIGGKDNISAATHCVTRLRFALVDEGKVDKAALESNELVKGSFSTNGQFQVVIGQGTVDKVYKELVQQTGVGESSKDDVKKASEKHLNPLQRAIKTLADIFIPILPAIVTAGLLMGINNILTGPGIFFDEKALVDVYPQWKDVASIINLIANTAFVFLPGLIGWSAVNRFGGSPLLGMVLGLMLVHPDLLNAWGYGSAEEIPTWNLFGLEVQKVGYQGQVLPVLLASYVLAKIEVFLKKRIPDAFQLLLVAPITLLLTGLVSFIAIGPITFAIGNVITDVVVGIFNVAPILGGLIYGGLYAPLVITGMHHTFLAVDFQLIGSTGGTFLWPMVALSNIAQGSAALAMMIVLKDEKLKSLSATSAVSAYLGITEPAMFGVNLRFRFAFISAIIGSALAGAFISLQGVKAPSIGVGGLPGFLSIFPENWGSFFIGMAIVLIVPFVLTIVLGKMRKAQ, from the coding sequence ATTGATGCCATCGGTGGCAAAGACAATATTTCAGCTGCAACACATTGTGTTACACGCCTGCGCTTTGCATTAGTTGATGAAGGGAAAGTAGATAAAGCAGCACTTGAATCAAATGAGCTTGTTAAAGGATCATTTTCAACAAACGGTCAATTTCAGGTCGTTATTGGACAAGGTACGGTAGATAAAGTGTACAAAGAGCTTGTACAGCAAACAGGTGTAGGGGAATCATCTAAAGATGATGTTAAAAAGGCATCTGAAAAACATTTAAACCCATTACAACGTGCAATTAAAACATTAGCTGACATTTTCATTCCAATTTTGCCGGCGATCGTGACAGCTGGTTTACTAATGGGTATAAACAACATTTTGACAGGTCCTGGCATTTTCTTTGATGAAAAAGCGCTTGTTGATGTCTATCCACAATGGAAAGACGTTGCAAGTATTATTAATTTAATTGCAAACACAGCGTTTGTGTTCTTGCCTGGTCTCATTGGCTGGTCTGCTGTGAATCGATTCGGCGGAAGTCCGTTATTAGGGATGGTTCTTGGACTAATGCTCGTTCATCCAGATTTATTAAACGCTTGGGGCTATGGCTCTGCGGAAGAAATTCCAACTTGGAACTTATTTGGTTTAGAAGTTCAGAAGGTTGGTTACCAAGGTCAGGTATTACCAGTCTTACTTGCTTCATATGTATTAGCAAAAATTGAAGTATTCTTGAAAAAGCGCATTCCTGACGCATTCCAGCTTTTACTAGTTGCTCCTATTACTTTATTACTTACTGGCCTTGTATCATTTATCGCAATTGGACCGATTACTTTTGCCATTGGAAACGTCATTACTGATGTTGTAGTAGGAATTTTCAATGTCGCTCCAATTTTAGGCGGTTTAATTTACGGTGGACTTTATGCACCGCTCGTTATCACAGGTATGCACCATACATTCTTGGCAGTAGACTTCCAGTTAATCGGCAGCACAGGCGGAACCTTCTTATGGCCAATGGTTGCTCTATCAAATATTGCTCAAGGCTCAGCAGCTTTAGCTATGATGATTGTATTAAAAGATGAAAAATTGAAAAGCTTGTCTGCTACATCAGCTGTTTCTGCCTACCTTGGTATTACAGAACCTGCTATGTTCGGTGTTAACTTACGATTCCGCTTTGCGTTCATTTCAGCTATTATCGGATCGGCACTTGCAGGTGCGTTTATTTCATTGCAAGGTGTGAAAGCTCCGTCAATTGGAGTCGGCGGACTTCCTGGTTTCTTATCAATCTTCCCGGAAAACTGGGGATCATTTTTTATCGGAATGGCCATTGTGTTAATCGTACCATTCGTTTTAACTATTGTTTTAGGGAAAATGCGTAAAGCACAATAA